One Grus americana isolate bGruAme1 chromosome Z, bGruAme1.mat, whole genome shotgun sequence DNA window includes the following coding sequences:
- the PLAA gene encoding phospholipase A-2-activating protein isoform X1, protein MAGEGGAYRLRCSLMGHGQDVRGLTCGLFPQGGFVSVSRDRTARLWAPDGLNRGFTEMHCMSGHSNFVSCVCIVPPSELYPRGLIATGGNDHNICIFTVDNPAPLYVLKGHKNTVCSLSSGKFGTLLSGSWDTTAKVWLNERCMMTLQGHTAAIWAVKILPEQGLMLTGSADKTIKLWKAGRCERTFTGHEDCVRGLAVLSEMEFLSCANDASVRRWQISGECLQVYYGHTNYIYSISVFPKCKDFVTTGEDRSLRIWKQGECAQTIRLPAQSVWCCCVLDNGDIVVGASDGIIRVFTESLERTASAEEIQAFENELSQASIDPKTGDLGDINADDLPGREHLKDPGTRDGQTRLIKDNGKVEAYQWSVSEGRWIKIGDVVGSSGATQQTSGKILFEGKEYDYVFTIDVNESGPSYKLPYNITDDPWLTAYNFLQKNDLNPMFLDQVAKFIMDNTRGQTLLTSSDQFSDPFTGAGRYVPGSSSGSSAIPVADPFTGTGRYVPGSASNAAAPVGGVDPYTGMGAYQSAAAKVENIYFPKKDAVTFDQANHTQILGKLKELNGSATEEHKLTEDDLIILEKLLSATCNTSAETPTAQQLQTLWKAVNWPEDIVFPALDILRLSVRHPTVNDNFCSEKDHVQFIVLLLKFLNPKGKQANQLLALRTLCNCFASQAGLKLMMEQRDEIMTQAIEMKSGNNKNIHIALATLTLNYAVCLHKVNNIEGKAQCLSVISTVMEVVQDLEAIFRLLVALGTLISDDTTAVQLAKSLGIDSQIKKYASVSEPAKVKECCRFVVNLL, encoded by the exons ATGGCGGGCGAGGGCGGCGCGTACCGGCTTCGCTGCTCCCTGATGGGGCACGGGCAGGACGTGCGGGGCCTGACCTGCGGCCTTTTCCCCCAGGGCGGTTTTGTGTCCGTCTCCCGGGACAGAACTGCGAGGCTCTGGGCTCCTGACGG TCTTAACAGGGGTTTTACTGAAATGCACTGTATGAGTGGCCACTCAAATTTTGTATCTTGTGTGTGCATCGTACCTCCAAGTGAACTCTATCCTCGTGGGCTGATTGCAACTGGTGGCAATGACcataatatttgcattttcacaGTTGACAACCCAGCTCCTCTTTATGTCCTTAAGGGTCATAAAAACACAG TTTGCAGCCTTTCATCTGGAAAATTTGGCACACTATTAAGTGGATCTTGGGACACAACAGCCAAAGTCTGGTTGAATGAGAGATGTATGATGACATTACAG GGTCACACAGCTGCAATATGGGCAGTGAAAATACTGCCTGAACAAGGATTAATGTTGACTGGTTCAGCTGACAAAACTATTAAACTGTGGAAGGCAGGCAGATGTGAAAGAACATTCACTG gACATGAAGATTGTGTGAGAGGTTTAGCTGTTCTCAGTGAAATGGAATTCCTTTCCTGTGCTAATGATGCCAGTGTTCGAAGATGGCAAATCTCTGGCGAGTGTTTGCAGGTGTATTATGGACATACAAATTATATATACAGCatctctgtctttcctaaatGTAAAG attttgtaACTACTGGAGAGGATAGATCTCTTAGAATCTGGAAACAAGGGGAATGTGCTCAAACAATTAGACTCCCAGCTCAGTCTGTGTGGTGCTGCTGTGTGTTAGACAATGGTGACATCGTAGTTGGTGCAAG TGATGGAATTATAAGAGTGTTTACAGAGTCTTTAGAACGTACAGCAAGTGCTGAGGAGATTCAAGCTTTTGAAAACGAGCTTTCGCAAGCATCCATTGACCCGAAAACTGGTGATTTAGGAGATATTAATGCTGATGACCTTCCAGGAAGAGAACATCTTAAGGATCCTG GAACAAGAGATGGACAGACACGGCTTATTAAAGATAATGGGAAAGTAGAAGCATATCAGTGGAGTGTTAGCGAAGGAAGATGGATAAAGATTGGTGATGTTGTTGGTTCTTCTGGAGCCACACAACAAACATCTggaaaaattttatttgaagGAAAG GAGTATGACTATGTTTTCACTATTGATGTAAATGAAAGTGGGCCTTCCTACAAACTTCCATATAACATCACTGATGATCCTTGGCTAACTGCATACAACTTCCTGCAAAAGAATGATCTAAATCCTATGTTTCTGGATCAGGTGGCCAAGTTTATTATGGACAACACTAGGGGGCAAACACTGTTGACTTCAAGCGATCAGTTTTCAGATCCATTTACAG GTGCTGGACGTTATGTTCCAGGCTCTTCATCTGGATCAAGTGCAATACCTGTGGCAGATCCATTTACAG GTACTGGTCGCTATGTTCCTGGTTCAGCATCAAATGCGGCAGCTCCAGTGGGTGGGGTTGATCCATATACAG GAATGGGCGCCTACCAATCAGCTGCAGCTaaagttgaaaatatttattttccaaagaagGATGCTGTCACCTTTGACCAAGCCAATCATACGCAGATACTGG GCAAATTAAAGGAACTTAATGGTAGTGCAACTGAAGAACACAAGCTTACAGAAGATGACTTGATAATCCTAGAAAAGTTACTGTCTGCAACATGCAACACCTCTGCAGAAACACCTACAGCACAGCAACTTCAGACTTTATGGAAAGCAGTTAACTGGCCAGAAG atATTGTTTTTCCAGCCCTAGACATTCTTAGATTGTCTGTCAGGCATCCCACTGTGAATGACAACTTCTGCAGTGAAAAGGATCACGTACAATTTATCGTCCTTCTCCTTAAATTTCTGAACCCtaaaggaaagcaagcaaaccAGCTGTTGGCTCTTAGAACTCTTTGCAATTGTTTTGCCAGCCAAGCAGGCCTGAAGCTTATGATGGAACAGAGGGATGAAATAATGACACAAGCAATAGAAATGAAATCTGGCAATAATAAGAACATCCACATTGCACTTGCCACACTGACCTTGAACTATGCTGTATGTTTACATAAAGTCAACAACATTGAGGGCAAAGCTCAATGTTTATCAGTCATCAGCACAGTTATGGAAGTTGTTCAAGATCTTGAAGCCATTTTTAGACTGCTTGTAGCTCTTGGGACGCTAATCAGTGATGATACAACTGCTGTGCAATTAGCTAAATCTCTTGGAATTGACTCTCAAATAAAAAAGTATGCCTCTGTATCAGAACCAGCTAAAGTAAAGGAATGCTGTAGATTTGTTGTTAATCTGCTctaa
- the PLAA gene encoding phospholipase A-2-activating protein isoform X2 has translation MAGEGGAYRLRCSLMGHGQDVRGLTCGLFPQGGFVSVSRDRTARLWAPDGLNRGFTEMHCMSGHSNFVSCVCIVPPSELYPRGLIATGGNDHNICIFTVDNPAPLYVLKGHKNTVCSLSSGKFGTLLSGSWDTTAKVWLNERCMMTLQGHTAAIWAVKILPEQGLMLTGSADKTIKLWKAGRCERTFTGHEDCVRGLAVLSEMEFLSCANDASVRRWQISGECLQVYYGHTNYIYSISVFPKCKDFVTTGEDRSLRIWKQGECAQTIRLPAQSVWCCCVLDNGDIVVGASDGIIRVFTESLERTASAEEIQAFENELSQASIDPKTGDLGDINADDLPGREHLKDPGTRDGQTRLIKDNGKVEAYQWSVSEGRWIKIGDVVGSSGATQQTSGKILFEGKEYDYVFTIDVNESGPSYKLPYNITDDPWLTAYNFLQKNDLNPMFLDQVAKFIMDNTRGQTLLTSSDQFSDPFTGTGRYVPGSASNAAAPVGGVDPYTGMGAYQSAAAKVENIYFPKKDAVTFDQANHTQILGKLKELNGSATEEHKLTEDDLIILEKLLSATCNTSAETPTAQQLQTLWKAVNWPEDIVFPALDILRLSVRHPTVNDNFCSEKDHVQFIVLLLKFLNPKGKQANQLLALRTLCNCFASQAGLKLMMEQRDEIMTQAIEMKSGNNKNIHIALATLTLNYAVCLHKVNNIEGKAQCLSVISTVMEVVQDLEAIFRLLVALGTLISDDTTAVQLAKSLGIDSQIKKYASVSEPAKVKECCRFVVNLL, from the exons ATGGCGGGCGAGGGCGGCGCGTACCGGCTTCGCTGCTCCCTGATGGGGCACGGGCAGGACGTGCGGGGCCTGACCTGCGGCCTTTTCCCCCAGGGCGGTTTTGTGTCCGTCTCCCGGGACAGAACTGCGAGGCTCTGGGCTCCTGACGG TCTTAACAGGGGTTTTACTGAAATGCACTGTATGAGTGGCCACTCAAATTTTGTATCTTGTGTGTGCATCGTACCTCCAAGTGAACTCTATCCTCGTGGGCTGATTGCAACTGGTGGCAATGACcataatatttgcattttcacaGTTGACAACCCAGCTCCTCTTTATGTCCTTAAGGGTCATAAAAACACAG TTTGCAGCCTTTCATCTGGAAAATTTGGCACACTATTAAGTGGATCTTGGGACACAACAGCCAAAGTCTGGTTGAATGAGAGATGTATGATGACATTACAG GGTCACACAGCTGCAATATGGGCAGTGAAAATACTGCCTGAACAAGGATTAATGTTGACTGGTTCAGCTGACAAAACTATTAAACTGTGGAAGGCAGGCAGATGTGAAAGAACATTCACTG gACATGAAGATTGTGTGAGAGGTTTAGCTGTTCTCAGTGAAATGGAATTCCTTTCCTGTGCTAATGATGCCAGTGTTCGAAGATGGCAAATCTCTGGCGAGTGTTTGCAGGTGTATTATGGACATACAAATTATATATACAGCatctctgtctttcctaaatGTAAAG attttgtaACTACTGGAGAGGATAGATCTCTTAGAATCTGGAAACAAGGGGAATGTGCTCAAACAATTAGACTCCCAGCTCAGTCTGTGTGGTGCTGCTGTGTGTTAGACAATGGTGACATCGTAGTTGGTGCAAG TGATGGAATTATAAGAGTGTTTACAGAGTCTTTAGAACGTACAGCAAGTGCTGAGGAGATTCAAGCTTTTGAAAACGAGCTTTCGCAAGCATCCATTGACCCGAAAACTGGTGATTTAGGAGATATTAATGCTGATGACCTTCCAGGAAGAGAACATCTTAAGGATCCTG GAACAAGAGATGGACAGACACGGCTTATTAAAGATAATGGGAAAGTAGAAGCATATCAGTGGAGTGTTAGCGAAGGAAGATGGATAAAGATTGGTGATGTTGTTGGTTCTTCTGGAGCCACACAACAAACATCTggaaaaattttatttgaagGAAAG GAGTATGACTATGTTTTCACTATTGATGTAAATGAAAGTGGGCCTTCCTACAAACTTCCATATAACATCACTGATGATCCTTGGCTAACTGCATACAACTTCCTGCAAAAGAATGATCTAAATCCTATGTTTCTGGATCAGGTGGCCAAGTTTATTATGGACAACACTAGGGGGCAAACACTGTTGACTTCAAGCGATCAGTTTTCAGATCCATTTACAG GTACTGGTCGCTATGTTCCTGGTTCAGCATCAAATGCGGCAGCTCCAGTGGGTGGGGTTGATCCATATACAG GAATGGGCGCCTACCAATCAGCTGCAGCTaaagttgaaaatatttattttccaaagaagGATGCTGTCACCTTTGACCAAGCCAATCATACGCAGATACTGG GCAAATTAAAGGAACTTAATGGTAGTGCAACTGAAGAACACAAGCTTACAGAAGATGACTTGATAATCCTAGAAAAGTTACTGTCTGCAACATGCAACACCTCTGCAGAAACACCTACAGCACAGCAACTTCAGACTTTATGGAAAGCAGTTAACTGGCCAGAAG atATTGTTTTTCCAGCCCTAGACATTCTTAGATTGTCTGTCAGGCATCCCACTGTGAATGACAACTTCTGCAGTGAAAAGGATCACGTACAATTTATCGTCCTTCTCCTTAAATTTCTGAACCCtaaaggaaagcaagcaaaccAGCTGTTGGCTCTTAGAACTCTTTGCAATTGTTTTGCCAGCCAAGCAGGCCTGAAGCTTATGATGGAACAGAGGGATGAAATAATGACACAAGCAATAGAAATGAAATCTGGCAATAATAAGAACATCCACATTGCACTTGCCACACTGACCTTGAACTATGCTGTATGTTTACATAAAGTCAACAACATTGAGGGCAAAGCTCAATGTTTATCAGTCATCAGCACAGTTATGGAAGTTGTTCAAGATCTTGAAGCCATTTTTAGACTGCTTGTAGCTCTTGGGACGCTAATCAGTGATGATACAACTGCTGTGCAATTAGCTAAATCTCTTGGAATTGACTCTCAAATAAAAAAGTATGCCTCTGTATCAGAACCAGCTAAAGTAAAGGAATGCTGTAGATTTGTTGTTAATCTGCTctaa
- the LRRC19 gene encoding leucine-rich repeat-containing protein 19 isoform X1 translates to MLPLRSNRKALNMKLFWLVIWAGILFLNPVTADCNITSQTVTCEESGKNLSNIPTNLFQNITKLNLKNNNITLKDTDKEILQSFINLTELYLNENMITVLYNNSFCSLTKLVILDISNNHIITVHKAAFAGLNQLSVLNLSYNSIIQLDSDLFCSLKSLTVLNLQYNFLKYFHIKPSFKLIKIVLAGNPWTCSCDLLDLQIWLTTSNVTMENENSTTCTLPNTKEQVSIKTEAIQPADCKIENASLENTVTSTSAIKLQSSALLTALTANNITGNNGTHAELPLLGKSWTFLAGVLGFVLSTTLLIFTAIKCPTWYHYLISYSHRRLEENDSEMFEQEFSADTSSSPTISDRNNDDPIVILEKIHTFVPAEDGFIEDKYIDSYVTEES, encoded by the exons ATGCTGCCTCTGAGAAGCAACAGAAAG gctCTAAACATGAAACTCTTTTGGCTTGTGATCTGGGCTGGAATACTGTTTTTGAATCCAGTCACTGCTGACTGCAACATTACTTCTCAAACT GTCACTTGTGAGGAGTCCGGAAAGAACCTCTCTAATATCCCTACTAACCTTTTCCAAAACATTACTAAATTAAacctcaaaaataataatatcacTTTAAAAGATACTGACAAAGAGATTCTTCAAAGTTTTATTAACCTCACTGAACTTTATCTGAATGAAAACATGATTACTGTACTGTATAATAACAGCTTCTGCAGTCTGACAAAACTCGTAATTCTGGATATTAGCAACAATCATATTATCACAGTTcataaagcagcatttgcaggaTTAAATCAACTGTCAGTGTTGAATCTATCCTACAACTCAATTATTCAACTAGACTCAGATCTATTTTGTTCTCTAAAAAGTCTGACAGTTTTAAATCTACAGTATAACTTCCTGAAATACTTTCATATAAAACCATCTTTTAAATTGATTAAAATTGTTTTAGCTGGAAACCCGTGGACCTGCTCCTGTGACCTCCTTGATTTACAGATATGGCTAACTACATCCAATGTGACAATGG aaaatgaaaacagcactACATGTACATTGCCAAACACCAAGGAACAAGTCTCCATCAAGACAGAAGCTATCCAACCAGCTGACTGCAAAATTGAAAACGCTTCTTTAGAAAACACTGTAACTTCCACTTCTGCCATTAAGCTTCAAAGTAGTGCCTTACTAACAGCTCTGACTGCAAACAACATCACTGGAAACAATGGAACACATGCAG AGTTACCACTTCTTGGCAAAAGCTGGACCTTCCTAGCGGGTGTCCTAGGGTTTGTCCTAAGCACTACACTCCTGATTTTTACTGCTATAAAATGCCCAACATGGTATCACTATTTGATCAGCTACAGTCACCGTCGCCTGGAAGAAAATGACTCAGAGATGTTTGAACAGGAGTTCTCAGCTGACACAAGTTCTTCTCCCACAATATCGGATAGAAACAATGACGATCCCATAGTAATACTTGAAAAAATTCATACATTTGTGCCTGCAGAAGATGGATTTATTGAGGATAAATACATAGATTCTTATGTAACTGAGGAGAGTTAA
- the LRRC19 gene encoding leucine-rich repeat-containing protein 19 isoform X2 — MDQNSALNMKLFWLVIWAGILFLNPVTADCNITSQTVTCEESGKNLSNIPTNLFQNITKLNLKNNNITLKDTDKEILQSFINLTELYLNENMITVLYNNSFCSLTKLVILDISNNHIITVHKAAFAGLNQLSVLNLSYNSIIQLDSDLFCSLKSLTVLNLQYNFLKYFHIKPSFKLIKIVLAGNPWTCSCDLLDLQIWLTTSNVTMENENSTTCTLPNTKEQVSIKTEAIQPADCKIENASLENTVTSTSAIKLQSSALLTALTANNITGNNGTHAELPLLGKSWTFLAGVLGFVLSTTLLIFTAIKCPTWYHYLISYSHRRLEENDSEMFEQEFSADTSSSPTISDRNNDDPIVILEKIHTFVPAEDGFIEDKYIDSYVTEES; from the exons ATGGATCAGAACAGT gctCTAAACATGAAACTCTTTTGGCTTGTGATCTGGGCTGGAATACTGTTTTTGAATCCAGTCACTGCTGACTGCAACATTACTTCTCAAACT GTCACTTGTGAGGAGTCCGGAAAGAACCTCTCTAATATCCCTACTAACCTTTTCCAAAACATTACTAAATTAAacctcaaaaataataatatcacTTTAAAAGATACTGACAAAGAGATTCTTCAAAGTTTTATTAACCTCACTGAACTTTATCTGAATGAAAACATGATTACTGTACTGTATAATAACAGCTTCTGCAGTCTGACAAAACTCGTAATTCTGGATATTAGCAACAATCATATTATCACAGTTcataaagcagcatttgcaggaTTAAATCAACTGTCAGTGTTGAATCTATCCTACAACTCAATTATTCAACTAGACTCAGATCTATTTTGTTCTCTAAAAAGTCTGACAGTTTTAAATCTACAGTATAACTTCCTGAAATACTTTCATATAAAACCATCTTTTAAATTGATTAAAATTGTTTTAGCTGGAAACCCGTGGACCTGCTCCTGTGACCTCCTTGATTTACAGATATGGCTAACTACATCCAATGTGACAATGG aaaatgaaaacagcactACATGTACATTGCCAAACACCAAGGAACAAGTCTCCATCAAGACAGAAGCTATCCAACCAGCTGACTGCAAAATTGAAAACGCTTCTTTAGAAAACACTGTAACTTCCACTTCTGCCATTAAGCTTCAAAGTAGTGCCTTACTAACAGCTCTGACTGCAAACAACATCACTGGAAACAATGGAACACATGCAG AGTTACCACTTCTTGGCAAAAGCTGGACCTTCCTAGCGGGTGTCCTAGGGTTTGTCCTAAGCACTACACTCCTGATTTTTACTGCTATAAAATGCCCAACATGGTATCACTATTTGATCAGCTACAGTCACCGTCGCCTGGAAGAAAATGACTCAGAGATGTTTGAACAGGAGTTCTCAGCTGACACAAGTTCTTCTCCCACAATATCGGATAGAAACAATGACGATCCCATAGTAATACTTGAAAAAATTCATACATTTGTGCCTGCAGAAGATGGATTTATTGAGGATAAATACATAGATTCTTATGTAACTGAGGAGAGTTAA
- the LRRC19 gene encoding leucine-rich repeat-containing protein 19 isoform X3: MLPLRSNRKALNMKLFWLVIWAGILFLNPVTADCNITSQTVTCEESGKNLSNIPTNLFQNITKLNLKNNNITLKDTDKEILQSFINLTELYLNENMITVLYNNSFCSLTKLVILDISNNHIITVHKAAFAGLNQLSVLNLSYNSIIQLDSDLFCSLKSLTVLNLQYNFLKYFHIKPSFKLIKIVLAGNPWTCSCDLLDLQIWLTTSNVTMENENSTTCTLPNTKEQVSIKTEAIQPADCKIENASLENTVTSTSAIKLQSSALLTALTANNITGNNGTHAAKEEEISVSRYIHKLVTTSWQKLDLPSGCPRVCPKHYTPDFYCYKMPNMVSLFDQLQSPSPGRK; encoded by the exons ATGCTGCCTCTGAGAAGCAACAGAAAG gctCTAAACATGAAACTCTTTTGGCTTGTGATCTGGGCTGGAATACTGTTTTTGAATCCAGTCACTGCTGACTGCAACATTACTTCTCAAACT GTCACTTGTGAGGAGTCCGGAAAGAACCTCTCTAATATCCCTACTAACCTTTTCCAAAACATTACTAAATTAAacctcaaaaataataatatcacTTTAAAAGATACTGACAAAGAGATTCTTCAAAGTTTTATTAACCTCACTGAACTTTATCTGAATGAAAACATGATTACTGTACTGTATAATAACAGCTTCTGCAGTCTGACAAAACTCGTAATTCTGGATATTAGCAACAATCATATTATCACAGTTcataaagcagcatttgcaggaTTAAATCAACTGTCAGTGTTGAATCTATCCTACAACTCAATTATTCAACTAGACTCAGATCTATTTTGTTCTCTAAAAAGTCTGACAGTTTTAAATCTACAGTATAACTTCCTGAAATACTTTCATATAAAACCATCTTTTAAATTGATTAAAATTGTTTTAGCTGGAAACCCGTGGACCTGCTCCTGTGACCTCCTTGATTTACAGATATGGCTAACTACATCCAATGTGACAATGG aaaatgaaaacagcactACATGTACATTGCCAAACACCAAGGAACAAGTCTCCATCAAGACAGAAGCTATCCAACCAGCTGACTGCAAAATTGAAAACGCTTCTTTAGAAAACACTGTAACTTCCACTTCTGCCATTAAGCTTCAAAGTAGTGCCTTACTAACAGCTCTGACTGCAAACAACATCACTGGAAACAATGGAACACATGCAG ctaaagaagaagaaatatcgGTCTCCAGATACATACACAAATT AGTTACCACTTCTTGGCAAAAGCTGGACCTTCCTAGCGGGTGTCCTAGGGTTTGTCCTAAGCACTACACTCCTGATTTTTACTGCTATAAAATGCCCAACATGGTATCACTATTTGATCAGCTACAGTCACCGTCGCCTGGAAGAAAATGA